One window of Mixophyes fleayi isolate aMixFle1 chromosome 3, aMixFle1.hap1, whole genome shotgun sequence genomic DNA carries:
- the LOC142142562 gene encoding olfactory receptor 5AR1-like, producing the protein MENRNHSKVTEFFLLGLSADPNLQLPLFQFFLIVYIFTVTGNLLLIVAVRGDHRLHHPMYLFLANLSFLDIGHTSITVPKMLVDFLMQKKRISFDGCLIQVYSFLLLGDTECVLLAFMAYDRFVAICNPLHYRTIMKTAACIQMISTSWLIGCIISSVDIFILYQLSFCGPNTINHFFCEAPSLLQLSCSDMALANVVKLVGGCILLLLPLSFILYSYIHIIRAVLRIRSRRHKAFSTCVSHLTIVVLFYGSALFMYMKPEHTGSLADKMLSVFYTIITPMLNPIIYSLRNKDVQGSLKKGVSKEKTYLNCVYLRHRCHCSQSLAEIERIGRRRTEMERREEEDAVSNRNRRRKKKASKEERSGRMEAESPGQG; encoded by the exons ATGGAAAatagaaatcacagcaaggtgACAGAATTCTTTCTTCTCGGACTGTCAGCAGACCCCAACCTACAACTCCCACTATTTCAATTCTTCTTGATCGTTTACATTTTTACTGTCACAGGGAACCTTCTGCTGATAGTGGCTGTAAGAGGAGATCACCGTCTGCACCATCCTATGTACTTATTTCTGGCCAATCTGTCTTTCCTGGACATCGGCCACACTTCAATAACTGTTCCCAAGATGCTCGTGGATTTTCTGATGCAAAAAAAACGTATTTCATTTGATGGCTGCTTAATTCAGGTTTATTCTTTTCTTCTCCTGGGTGATACAGAGTGCGTCCTTCTGGCTTTCATGGCCTATGATCGATTTGTCGCTATCTGCAACCCTCTTCATTACAGAACAATTATGAAAACAGCAGCTTGTATTCAGATGATCAGTACATCGTGGCTGATTGGTTGTATCATATCGTCTGTGGATATATTTATTCTATATCAGTTAAGCTTTTGTGGCCCTAACACAATTAACCACTTCTTTTGTGAAGCTCCATCATTACTGCAACTATCCTGCAGTGACATGGCTTTAGCAAATGTTGTGAAACTTGTGGGTGGCTGCATACTGcttcttcttcctctttcctTCATCCTTTATTCATATATTCACATCATTAGAGCTGTATTAAGGATCCGGTCCAGAAGACATAAAGCCTTTTCCACATGTGTTTCACATCTAACCATTGTGGTTCTCTTCTATGGATCAGCCCTGTTCATGTATATGAAGCCAGAACACACAGGAAGTTTAGCAGATAAAATGTTATCAGTATTTTATACAATAATCACCCCAATGTTGAATCCTATAATTTATAGCCTGAGAAATAAAGATGTACAAGG ATCTTTGAAAAAGGGAGTATCCAAAGAAAAGACATACCTAAATT GCGTTTATTTGAGACACCGGTGCCATTGTAGTCAGTCATTGGCAGAGATTGAGAGGATCGGACGTCGCAGGACTGAAatggagagaagagaagaagaagacgCCGTGAGCAACAGGAACCGCCGGAGAAagaagaaggccagcaaagaagaaaGAAGCGGGCGGATGGAGGCAGAGAGCCCTGGTCAGGGATGA